A DNA window from uncultured Methanoregula sp. contains the following coding sequences:
- the mvk gene encoding mevalonate kinase: MATWSAPGKVFLFGEHAVVYGKPGIAMAIKPRVFVTVRNTKRAQRAKSPYIDSCFETLGVVGSVYINSQIPSSSGLGSSAAVTVATLSAINDEFSLHKTREDIANMAFEIEKTVQKGRASPTDTTVSTYGGIVLISGGSRRRLPPQNMHLVIGDSLVSHSTAKMVEQVAELKKKHPDIVDPVLDAIEGVTMSAIHQLHNPRELGRYMNMNHALLDALGVGHPQLSRLVLAARSAGAFGAKITGAGGGGSMVALCPKQLKHRVAGAIEANEARAIVTGIDTEGVRKEKNV; encoded by the coding sequence TTGGCAACGTGGAGTGCGCCGGGCAAGGTATTTTTGTTCGGCGAGCATGCAGTAGTATACGGAAAGCCCGGCATAGCCATGGCGATCAAGCCCCGGGTGTTTGTGACCGTGCGGAATACCAAGCGGGCGCAGCGGGCGAAATCCCCGTATATCGACAGCTGTTTCGAGACGCTGGGCGTTGTGGGGAGCGTGTACATCAACTCCCAGATCCCGAGTTCCTCGGGTCTCGGGTCATCGGCAGCGGTGACGGTTGCCACGCTCTCGGCAATAAACGACGAGTTCTCGCTCCACAAGACACGGGAAGATATAGCAAATATGGCCTTTGAGATCGAGAAGACCGTGCAGAAAGGGCGGGCGAGCCCTACGGATACGACCGTCTCCACCTACGGGGGAATCGTTCTCATCTCCGGTGGCTCGCGCCGCCGGCTCCCCCCGCAGAACATGCACCTTGTCATCGGCGACTCGCTCGTCTCCCACAGCACGGCAAAGATGGTCGAGCAGGTGGCAGAGCTCAAGAAGAAGCATCCCGATATCGTGGACCCGGTCCTCGATGCTATCGAAGGGGTGACGATGAGCGCCATCCACCAGCTGCACAACCCCCGCGAGCTGGGCCGGTACATGAACATGAACCATGCCCTCCTGGATGCGCTGGGGGTCGGCCACCCGCAGCTCTCCCGGCTCGTGCTTGCCGCCCGATCGGCGGGAGCGTTCGGCGCAAAGATCACGGGAGCCGGGGGCGGGGGCAGCATGGTTGCCCTCTGCCCCAAGCAGCTCAAGCACCGGGTTGCGGGAGCCATCGAGGCCAACGAGGCGCGGGCGATTGTCACCGGCATCGATACCGAAGGAGTGCGGAAGGAGAAAAATGTCTGA
- the eno gene encoding phosphopyruvate hydratase — protein MTTIEVIELRTILDSRGNPTVEADVYTASGFGRSAAPSGASTGSLEAKVRPPREAVENAFANVIPALIGMDATDQEGFDEQLRDIDGTANFAEIGANIAVALSLANAKAAASAMDMPLFRYLGGAFAKELPLPLGNVIGGGAHAANATEIQEFLVVPGGAADTEEAVFANAAVHRHVKDLLKKHGKSCGKGDEGAWAPQIDDALAFELIAEATGLVADELNVEVDMGLDVAASQMWDGSAYKYRKTVRSTEDQIAYIAELVDKYNLVYVEDPLHEDDFDAFAELNSQVGDRCLICGDDIFVTQVDRIMQGIEKDAANCVLIKPNQVGTLTDTFEAVRLAHTHGMDTVMSHRSGETTDTTIAHLATAFSCVFLKCGIVGGERIAKLNELIRIEEQI, from the coding sequence ATGACGACCATTGAGGTTATTGAGCTCCGGACCATCCTGGACAGCAGGGGCAACCCGACTGTCGAAGCCGACGTGTATACCGCGAGCGGCTTCGGCCGGTCGGCCGCCCCGAGCGGCGCCAGCACCGGGTCCCTGGAGGCGAAGGTCCGGCCGCCCCGCGAGGCTGTCGAGAACGCCTTTGCCAATGTCATCCCCGCCCTGATCGGGATGGATGCGACCGACCAGGAAGGGTTCGACGAGCAGCTGCGGGACATTGACGGTACTGCCAACTTCGCCGAGATCGGGGCCAACATCGCTGTTGCGCTCTCGCTTGCAAACGCGAAGGCAGCAGCATCCGCGATGGACATGCCGCTCTTCCGCTACCTTGGCGGGGCCTTTGCAAAGGAGCTTCCGCTCCCGCTCGGCAACGTCATCGGCGGCGGAGCCCATGCGGCGAATGCAACCGAGATCCAGGAGTTCCTGGTGGTCCCCGGCGGCGCAGCGGATACCGAGGAAGCGGTCTTCGCGAACGCAGCCGTCCACCGGCATGTGAAAGATCTCTTGAAGAAACACGGGAAATCCTGCGGCAAGGGTGATGAGGGTGCGTGGGCACCGCAGATTGACGATGCCCTCGCATTTGAGCTCATTGCCGAGGCGACCGGACTTGTTGCCGATGAATTGAATGTAGAGGTTGATATGGGGCTTGACGTTGCAGCAAGCCAGATGTGGGACGGGAGCGCCTACAAGTACCGCAAGACCGTGCGATCCACCGAAGACCAGATCGCCTATATTGCGGAACTTGTCGATAAGTACAACCTTGTCTATGTTGAAGATCCCCTCCATGAAGATGACTTCGATGCCTTTGCCGAACTCAACAGCCAGGTCGGCGACCGGTGCCTGATCTGCGGTGACGATATTTTCGTAACCCAGGTCGACCGCATCATGCAGGGCATCGAGAAGGATGCAGCCAACTGTGTCCTGATCAAGCCAAACCAGGTCGGAACGCTCACGGATACGTTCGAGGCGGTCCGGCTTGCCCACACCCATGGCATGGACACGGTGATGAGCCACCGGTCCGGCGAAACTACCGATACAACTATCGCTCACCTTGCTACCGCATTCTCGTGTGTTTTCCTGAAATGCGGTATCGTGGGCGGAGAACGCATTGCAAAATTAAACGAACTGATACGCATTGAGGAACAGATATGA
- the amrB gene encoding AmmeMemoRadiSam system protein B → MKMRTCAVAGMFYPRDPSHLEQLLETFFGETRPEASPIGIVSPHAGYVYSGKVAAHAFGAIDPDFSGTFVLIGPSHRGYLSSVSEIPWETPLGIVDTDSEFVRALDIETDEFSHRDEHSLEVQVPFIKYRFPRARIAPVMMGQQDYTSAKRLGERIVSAIKGTRRDVRIVASSDFSHYVPAEKAIRDDSYAIEPLKTLDTIEFYRRIAERGVTACGYGPIAAMVTACSSLGATTARLLRYATSGDVTGDNKAVVGYAAIAVM, encoded by the coding sequence ATGAAAATGCGTACATGCGCAGTGGCCGGCATGTTTTACCCGCGGGATCCGTCCCACCTGGAGCAGCTGCTCGAGACGTTTTTTGGCGAGACCCGACCGGAGGCGAGTCCGATCGGTATCGTATCCCCCCATGCAGGGTATGTCTATTCCGGCAAGGTTGCAGCCCACGCGTTTGGAGCCATTGACCCTGATTTCTCCGGTACGTTTGTGCTGATCGGCCCCTCCCACCGGGGTTACCTGAGTTCTGTTTCGGAAATTCCCTGGGAGACCCCGCTTGGCATCGTGGATACGGACAGCGAGTTTGTCCGGGCCCTGGATATCGAGACCGACGAGTTCTCCCACCGGGACGAACACTCCCTCGAAGTACAGGTGCCGTTTATCAAGTACCGTTTCCCCCGTGCCCGGATCGCCCCGGTCATGATGGGACAGCAGGATTATACGAGCGCAAAACGGCTTGGAGAGAGGATTGTTTCCGCTATCAAGGGAACCAGACGGGATGTCAGGATCGTGGCCTCAAGCGATTTCTCGCATTATGTCCCGGCTGAGAAGGCAATCCGGGATGATTCGTACGCCATCGAACCCTTGAAAACCCTTGATACCATTGAATTTTACCGGCGTATCGCGGAACGCGGGGTCACGGCCTGCGGGTACGGCCCGATTGCGGCGATGGTCACTGCCTGCAGCAGTCTTGGCGCGACAACCGCCCGGCTCCTCCGGTACGCGACCAGCGGGGATGTGACCGGCGACAACAAGGCAGTCGTGGGGTACGCGGCCATTGCGGTGATGTAG
- a CDS encoding isopentenyl phosphate kinase — protein sequence MSERMILKLGGSVITDKSAGCAVNRGSLATIAGAIARSRTGGIVIVHGAGSCGHPEAKRYHLDKGASEGETEGIWVTHRVVSSLNDEVVAALRQNGVAAAGVHPFHTGVAENGRLIAFEHRHIEKMLDLGMVPVIHGDVVMDLARGACIVSGDQLVRYLALALRIPCVGLATDVPGVLDGDRVVPRITRDTMQEIHIGSSNHTDVTGGMSGKIRELLELADAGIGSDIFHVSRVSDFLCGNDHGGTRVRGE from the coding sequence ATGTCTGAACGGATGATCCTCAAGCTCGGCGGGAGCGTTATCACCGACAAGAGCGCCGGCTGTGCCGTGAACCGCGGGAGTCTTGCAACGATTGCAGGGGCGATAGCCCGGTCGCGGACCGGCGGTATCGTGATCGTTCACGGCGCCGGCTCCTGCGGCCATCCCGAAGCCAAACGCTACCATCTCGACAAAGGCGCATCAGAGGGAGAGACCGAGGGCATCTGGGTCACCCACCGCGTTGTCAGCAGCCTTAACGACGAGGTTGTGGCAGCATTGCGGCAGAACGGCGTTGCCGCTGCCGGGGTTCACCCGTTCCACACCGGCGTTGCCGAGAACGGGAGGCTTATTGCCTTCGAGCACCGCCATATCGAAAAGATGCTCGATCTCGGGATGGTTCCTGTGATCCACGGCGACGTGGTGATGGACCTGGCCCGGGGAGCCTGTATTGTCTCGGGCGACCAGCTCGTACGCTACCTGGCGCTTGCCCTCCGCATCCCCTGCGTGGGGCTCGCCACCGATGTACCGGGAGTGCTGGATGGAGACCGCGTAGTTCCCAGAATCACACGGGATACTATGCAGGAGATCCATATCGGCAGCTCTAACCATACCGATGTCACCGGTGGAATGAGCGGCAAGATCAGGGAGCTCTTAGAACTTGCGGATGCAGGTATCGGGTCTGATATTTTTCATGTCTCGCGGGTATCGGATTTCCTCTGCGGGAACGATCACGGCGGGACACGGGTGAGGGGGGAGTAA
- a CDS encoding 30S ribosomal protein S13: MAQEEDIKYFVRIGTTDLDGTKSVRVALTGIKGVGRHTSTVISRMANVDEYASLGRLDEESVNRLRVAVEQYITKIPSWMANRPKDVYTGETRHLFGGDVALAKDEDVNLMRKIRCYKGIRHETGQKVRGQRTKSTGRTGTTVGVKRKSAGGQ, from the coding sequence ATGGCTCAGGAAGAAGATATCAAGTATTTCGTAAGGATAGGAACCACCGATCTGGATGGAACCAAATCCGTGAGGGTAGCCCTGACCGGCATCAAGGGTGTTGGCAGGCATACCTCCACGGTTATATCCCGCATGGCGAACGTCGACGAGTACGCCTCGCTCGGTCGCCTTGACGAAGAGTCGGTCAACCGGCTCCGTGTAGCTGTCGAACAATATATCACCAAGATACCCTCGTGGATGGCAAACCGCCCCAAGGATGTCTACACCGGTGAGACCCGGCACCTCTTTGGTGGCGATGTCGCCCTTGCAAAGGACGAAGACGTCAACCTCATGAGAAAGATCCGCTGTTACAAGGGCATCCGGCATGAGACCGGCCAGAAAGTCCGCGGGCAGCGCACCAAGTCTACCGGAAGAACCGGAACGACGGTCGGTGTCAAGAGGAAGAGCGCGGGAGGCCAGTAA
- a CDS encoding DNA-directed RNA polymerase subunit D — protein sequence MEIDFASLDDSLARFTLSGASPAFANAMRRAMIGEVPTLAIEDVRIYDNTSALFDEMLAHRIGLIPLTTDLSTYTTQAACSCGGAGCPACTVTYTLSVEGPRTVLSSDLIPQDPRAAPVYDNIPIVKLTKGQKLVIEAKAVLNTGRNHAKWQPTLVCGYKNHPVVTISDTCDACGMCVDECPRDILEAKGKKVGVKNGKLPDCSMCKLCERACLASGIGDEPAIRISAEKDRFIFVVESDGSLPAREIMNRALLYIKEQADELSKQLGELSGDEKK from the coding sequence ATGGAGATCGATTTCGCCAGTCTGGACGACTCCCTCGCACGATTCACCCTCTCGGGAGCGAGCCCTGCATTTGCCAACGCCATGCGGCGGGCAATGATCGGTGAAGTGCCAACCCTCGCCATCGAGGATGTGCGCATCTATGATAACACGAGCGCACTCTTCGACGAGATGCTGGCCCACCGCATCGGACTCATTCCCTTAACGACCGACCTCTCAACCTATACCACCCAGGCAGCATGCTCGTGCGGCGGGGCCGGATGTCCGGCCTGTACGGTTACCTACACCCTCAGTGTCGAGGGACCCCGGACGGTCCTCTCAAGCGACCTGATCCCGCAGGACCCGCGAGCAGCACCGGTGTACGACAACATCCCTATCGTGAAACTCACGAAAGGGCAGAAACTCGTCATCGAGGCAAAAGCCGTCCTCAATACAGGAAGGAACCATGCCAAGTGGCAGCCGACCCTTGTATGCGGATACAAGAACCATCCGGTTGTCACGATCAGCGATACCTGCGATGCCTGTGGCATGTGTGTTGACGAATGCCCCCGCGACATTCTTGAAGCGAAGGGTAAGAAAGTCGGAGTAAAGAACGGAAAACTCCCCGACTGTTCCATGTGCAAGCTCTGCGAACGGGCCTGCCTTGCGAGCGGAATCGGGGATGAACCGGCAATCAGGATTTCCGCTGAAAAAGACCGCTTTATCTTCGTGGTCGAGAGCGATGGGTCCCTGCCGGCCAGAGAGATCATGAATCGTGCGCTTCTGTATATCAAGGAGCAGGCAGACGAGCTGTCAAAACAGCTAGGCGAATTATCAGGGGATGAAAAGAAATGA
- a CDS encoding CHASE4 domain-containing protein has product MQIRNKTLLALGVTFAVLFGIIVGISLYLYMDELGNLEYQQTERQVNQVKNLLANEQDDLASTLHDWAYWDETYNFAAGHDPAYITRNLNGNSLQILRLNLFMVADPSGNPVYGARVDPATGIQEPLPADLTGALPPAHPFLNHTSLTSTKAGYLLLPEGPVIIASTQVLTSYQTGPATGVLVMGRSLDPKFFARLDRVTGTEVTLHAADDSDLTEQERQLLANPSAHTGIASIPVSSDRVSGYTIVQDINGRNLLLRVDQPRDIYRHGLSIILIYLILFACTIFVAAALVMYFMDRVVLRRVEFLTRKVGHLGQGAVSDPMPELSGNDEIALLERKILASHNNLITSEHILRTFIDAVSDPALMLKPDGTIILANAALARHFSRPAGELAGTKIRNYLPEQEFLQHSRNFSEALSGKKVVQYESEDNGKQFFVSIYPVVKESGGIEQIAVLGVDITDRKRAENALLLAKKKLTFLNRVIFEDIQNQIFVQLAYFSLARSKKGGLEIRQILEKEAEATKAIQYQLGFLQKYQMLGMNPPRWRNLSEVMLFAESHLDLRSIKIEKPSRNLDLYADPLLENVFFNLFENSLLHGEHVSTIRVDLQEGAGGLLISIVDDGIGVPEDRKEEIFSKGIGARGEVGLFLAREILGITGITIRETGVPGKGARFEMLVPRGMYRFSGT; this is encoded by the coding sequence ATGCAGATCCGCAACAAGACGCTTCTTGCCCTTGGCGTAACGTTTGCAGTACTGTTTGGGATCATCGTCGGGATCTCCCTGTACCTGTATATGGATGAACTGGGAAATCTCGAGTACCAGCAGACCGAGCGACAGGTGAACCAGGTCAAAAATCTCCTTGCAAACGAACAGGACGATCTGGCAAGTACGCTCCACGACTGGGCTTACTGGGATGAGACCTATAACTTTGCCGCCGGCCATGATCCTGCCTACATTACACGGAACCTGAACGGGAACTCGCTCCAGATCCTTCGCCTCAATCTCTTCATGGTAGCGGATCCTTCAGGAAATCCCGTGTACGGGGCCAGGGTGGATCCGGCAACCGGCATTCAGGAGCCACTCCCGGCAGATCTCACCGGGGCACTGCCACCCGCCCATCCTTTCCTGAACCATACGTCCCTGACAAGTACAAAGGCCGGGTATCTTCTCCTGCCGGAAGGCCCCGTGATCATAGCATCTACCCAGGTACTTACCAGTTACCAGACCGGGCCCGCAACGGGTGTGCTGGTCATGGGCCGGTCCCTTGATCCAAAATTCTTTGCCCGTCTTGATCGCGTGACCGGCACCGAAGTTACTCTTCACGCGGCGGACGACTCTGACCTTACGGAACAGGAACGGCAGCTTCTCGCGAACCCGTCCGCACATACCGGGATCGCGAGTATCCCTGTCTCGTCCGACCGGGTGTCGGGGTATACCATAGTCCAGGATATCAATGGCCGGAACCTGCTGCTCAGGGTTGACCAACCCCGGGATATTTACCGCCACGGCCTCTCGATCATCCTCATCTACCTGATCCTGTTTGCCTGTACCATCTTCGTGGCAGCGGCTCTGGTCATGTATTTCATGGATCGGGTGGTTCTCCGGCGCGTGGAGTTCCTCACCCGGAAAGTCGGGCACCTGGGGCAGGGAGCAGTGAGCGACCCAATGCCGGAGCTCTCCGGTAATGATGAGATTGCCCTGCTGGAGCGGAAGATCCTCGCTTCCCACAACAACCTGATAACGAGTGAACATATCCTCAGGACCTTTATCGATGCGGTGTCCGATCCGGCTCTCATGCTCAAACCCGATGGTACCATCATTCTTGCGAATGCCGCGCTTGCCCGGCACTTCAGCCGCCCCGCCGGCGAACTTGCCGGAACAAAAATCCGCAACTATTTGCCCGAACAGGAATTTCTCCAGCACAGCAGGAATTTTTCTGAGGCTCTTTCCGGTAAAAAAGTTGTCCAGTACGAGAGCGAGGATAACGGGAAACAGTTCTTTGTCTCGATCTATCCTGTAGTAAAGGAAAGCGGGGGTATAGAGCAGATCGCGGTCCTGGGTGTGGATATCACCGATCGCAAGCGGGCCGAGAATGCCCTCCTTCTCGCAAAGAAGAAACTCACCTTCCTCAACCGGGTGATCTTTGAAGATATCCAGAACCAGATCTTTGTCCAGCTAGCCTATTTCTCTCTTGCCAGGTCTAAAAAAGGTGGTCTTGAGATCAGGCAGATCCTGGAAAAGGAAGCGGAAGCGACAAAAGCGATCCAGTATCAGCTCGGGTTCCTGCAGAAGTACCAGATGCTCGGCATGAATCCCCCCCGGTGGCGCAATCTTTCGGAAGTGATGCTCTTTGCAGAATCCCATCTCGATCTTAGATCGATCAAAATTGAGAAACCCTCCCGGAACCTGGATCTGTATGCCGATCCCCTGCTGGAGAATGTCTTTTTCAACCTGTTCGAGAATTCGCTCCTCCACGGGGAACACGTGTCGACGATACGGGTAGATCTGCAAGAGGGTGCCGGAGGGCTGCTCATCAGCATAGTCGACGATGGGATCGGTGTACCGGAGGACCGGAAAGAGGAGATCTTCTCCAAAGGGATCGGTGCCCGGGGAGAAGTCGGCCTCTTCCTGGCCCGCGAGATCTTGGGTATCACCGGCATCACGATCCGGGAAACGGGAGTTCCCGGGAAAGGGGCCCGGTTCGAGATGCTGGTCCCGAGAGGAATGTACCGGTTTTCCGGGACGTGA
- a CDS encoding 30S ribosomal protein S4: MGYPGKNHKSYQTPKRPWEKSRIESETRLVIEYGLRNKREVWKAQEHLRKYRKGARSLLALGSSTTDKELYESKKEELITSLQRNGLLGADADIEDVLALKIQAQLERRLQTVVYRKGLARSPKQARQLITHGHIAIAGRRTSIPGYRVTRKEESEITYYGKSPFVSDSHAEKERIAKPASNPKAAPGGFGGYQGRGGRR, encoded by the coding sequence ATGGGATACCCAGGCAAGAACCACAAGTCTTACCAGACGCCCAAGCGCCCGTGGGAGAAATCCCGTATCGAGTCCGAGACCCGTCTCGTCATCGAATACGGTCTCCGGAACAAGCGCGAGGTCTGGAAGGCACAGGAGCACCTGCGCAAATACCGCAAGGGCGCCCGCAGCCTGCTGGCCCTTGGATCGAGCACGACCGACAAGGAACTGTACGAATCCAAGAAGGAAGAGCTCATCACCTCGCTCCAGCGGAACGGGCTCCTTGGCGCGGATGCAGACATCGAAGATGTCCTCGCACTCAAGATCCAGGCCCAGCTCGAACGCCGGCTCCAGACTGTTGTCTACCGCAAGGGACTGGCCCGGTCGCCGAAACAGGCCCGGCAGCTCATCACCCACGGCCACATTGCGATTGCCGGACGGCGCACCAGCATCCCCGGTTACCGCGTGACCCGCAAGGAAGAGTCCGAGATCACCTACTACGGCAAATCACCGTTTGTCTCTGACTCCCATGCAGAAAAAGAGCGGATAGCAAAACCCGCATCCAACCCCAAGGCAGCCCCCGGCGGATTCGGCGGATACCAGGGACGCGGAGGACGGAGATAA
- a CDS encoding DNA-directed RNA polymerase subunit K, which produces MQTQTYTRYERARIIGARALQISMGAPLLITTTRIDPLEIAIEEFNNNTIPITVKRK; this is translated from the coding sequence ATGCAGACGCAGACTTATACCCGGTATGAACGGGCAAGGATCATTGGAGCAAGGGCTCTGCAGATATCAATGGGTGCTCCGTTACTTATCACTACGACACGGATCGATCCGCTGGAGATAGCGATCGAGGAATTCAACAACAACACCATCCCCATTACCGTAAAGAGGAAGTGA
- the rpsB gene encoding 30S ribosomal protein S2 produces MTAANEMEIELKEPLIPVEEYLAAGVHIGTQQKSEDMKKFIYRVRGDGLYILDIRETDARIKTVAKFLTQYEAPNILVVTSRQYGQYPAKKFADTVGAMSATGRFIPGLLTNPVLESYIEPSVIVVTDPIGDAQVINEAVQCGIPVVALCDTNNMTKFVDLVIPTNNKGRKALSMIYFLLTREMLRLRGISTALTPEDFETEF; encoded by the coding sequence ATGACCGCAGCAAATGAAATGGAAATCGAATTAAAAGAGCCGCTCATCCCCGTCGAGGAATACCTTGCAGCCGGTGTCCACATCGGCACCCAGCAGAAGAGCGAGGACATGAAGAAGTTCATCTACCGCGTCCGCGGCGATGGCCTCTACATCCTCGACATCCGCGAGACCGACGCCCGGATCAAGACCGTTGCCAAGTTCTTAACCCAGTACGAGGCTCCCAACATCCTCGTTGTCACCTCCCGGCAGTACGGCCAGTACCCGGCCAAGAAGTTCGCCGACACCGTTGGCGCAATGTCTGCCACCGGCCGGTTCATCCCGGGACTTCTGACAAACCCCGTGCTTGAGAGCTACATCGAGCCGTCCGTCATCGTAGTCACCGACCCGATCGGCGACGCCCAGGTCATCAACGAGGCAGTCCAGTGCGGCATCCCGGTTGTTGCGCTCTGCGACACCAACAACATGACCAAGTTCGTGGACCTCGTCATCCCGACCAACAACAAGGGGAGGAAGGCTCTCTCGATGATCTACTTCCTCCTGACACGCGAGATGCTCCGGCTCCGCGGAATCTCAACGGCACTCACCCCAGAGGATTTCGAGACCGAATTCTAA
- a CDS encoding 30S ribosomal protein S11, giving the protein MAANDKEKWGIAHIFASFNNTIITVTDLSGAETVTKSSGGMVVKQDRNESSPYAAMQMASNVAQSAREKGIVGVHVKVRAPGQGKQRSPGPGAQAAIRALARAGMRIGRIEDVTPIPHDSCRPKGGRRGRRV; this is encoded by the coding sequence ATGGCAGCAAACGATAAGGAAAAATGGGGTATCGCTCACATCTTTGCCTCCTTCAACAACACCATCATCACCGTTACGGACCTCTCCGGTGCAGAGACCGTGACCAAGTCGAGCGGCGGTATGGTTGTCAAGCAGGACAGGAACGAGAGCTCGCCCTACGCAGCCATGCAGATGGCAAGCAACGTAGCCCAGAGTGCCCGTGAGAAGGGCATCGTCGGCGTCCACGTCAAGGTACGTGCACCCGGCCAGGGCAAGCAGCGCAGCCCCGGGCCAGGCGCCCAGGCAGCCATCCGTGCGCTCGCCCGTGCCGGTATGCGCATCGGACGAATCGAAGATGTCACGCCAATTCCCCACGACTCATGCCGGCCGAAAGGCGGCAGACGCGGAAGGAGAGTGTGA
- a CDS encoding 50S ribosomal protein L13, whose amino-acid sequence MVTVINGDGMLLGRLASLVAQRGLAGEEIAIVNAEKAIISGSRARVLANYKHKRERGASGNRWGPFVPRRPDHLMKRTIRGMLPYKRPRGVQAMKNIKCYVGVPTEFVGKEMEVLEEAHMNRLNNPNHVTLAAVCTFLGAKF is encoded by the coding sequence ATGGTTACAGTAATCAACGGTGACGGAATGCTTCTCGGCCGCCTTGCAAGCCTTGTCGCACAGCGCGGGCTTGCCGGCGAAGAGATTGCCATCGTCAACGCAGAGAAGGCAATCATCTCCGGGAGCCGTGCACGTGTGCTTGCCAACTACAAGCACAAGAGGGAACGCGGCGCCTCCGGCAACCGCTGGGGACCGTTTGTCCCGAGAAGACCGGATCACCTCATGAAGCGGACGATCCGCGGCATGCTCCCCTACAAGCGCCCCCGCGGCGTGCAGGCCATGAAGAATATCAAGTGCTATGTCGGTGTCCCGACAGAGTTCGTGGGAAAAGAGATGGAAGTGCTCGAGGAAGCGCACATGAACCGTCTGAACAACCCGAACCATGTCACCCTGGCAGCGGTGTGCACGTTCCTCGGAGCAAAGTTCTAA
- a CDS encoding 50S ribosomal protein L18e produces the protein MTRIVEKTNPRLTNLISLLKNKSRENEAKIWREIANRLETPNRNYAEVNLSKINRYAQSGETIIVPGKVLGSGVLEQSVKVAALNFSASATSKIRDAKGQCITIEQLIADNPKGSGVRILR, from the coding sequence ATGACAAGAATTGTGGAGAAGACGAACCCCCGTCTTACCAACCTCATTTCGCTCTTGAAGAACAAGTCGCGTGAGAATGAGGCCAAGATCTGGCGCGAGATTGCAAACAGGCTTGAGACCCCGAACCGGAATTACGCGGAGGTCAACCTGTCCAAGATCAACCGGTACGCCCAGAGTGGCGAGACGATCATTGTCCCGGGCAAGGTCCTTGGCAGCGGCGTTCTGGAGCAGTCCGTGAAAGTTGCAGCGCTGAATTTTTCAGCTTCGGCAACGAGCAAGATCAGGGACGCAAAAGGGCAGTGCATTACGATCGAGCAGCTCATAGCGGACAACCCCAAAGGCAGCGGTGTCCGGATCCTGAGGTGA
- a CDS encoding 30S ribosomal protein S9, whose translation MVKIINTSGKRKTAIARATFKTGTGVIRVNSVPLGTYGSDTTRMKISEPILLVPTAVDGIDVSIDVEGGGVMGQAEAVRTALARGIVKWHNDPAMKDIYLTYDRTLLVNDSRQKEAKKPHGRGARKKFQKSYR comes from the coding sequence ATGGTAAAAATCATCAATACAAGCGGAAAACGCAAGACGGCAATCGCGCGTGCAACCTTCAAGACAGGAACCGGTGTGATCCGGGTCAACTCGGTGCCCCTCGGAACCTACGGCTCCGACACCACCCGGATGAAGATCTCCGAACCGATCCTCCTGGTCCCGACCGCAGTTGACGGTATCGATGTCTCCATCGATGTCGAAGGCGGCGGTGTCATGGGACAGGCAGAGGCAGTCCGGACCGCGCTCGCCCGCGGCATCGTCAAGTGGCACAATGACCCTGCGATGAAGGATATCTACCTGACTTACGACAGGACCCTGCTCGTCAACGACTCCCGGCAGAAAGAAGCCAAGAAGCCGCACGGCCGCGGTGCCCGTAAGAAGTTCCAAAAGTCTTATCGTTAG
- a CDS encoding DNA-directed RNA polymerase subunit N, translating to MIPVRCFTCGKPISTAWEEFRQRREKGEDPKKILDDLNISRYCCRRMLLTHKEIIDELNPYQ from the coding sequence TTGATACCCGTTCGATGTTTCACCTGTGGAAAACCGATCTCCACAGCATGGGAAGAGTTCAGGCAGAGGCGGGAGAAAGGCGAGGATCCCAAAAAGATCCTCGACGATCTTAATATTTCCCGGTACTGCTGCAGGCGTATGCTCCTGACACACAAAGAGATCATTGATGAGCTCAACCCGTACCAGTAA